Genomic DNA from Macadamia integrifolia cultivar HAES 741 chromosome 6, SCU_Mint_v3, whole genome shotgun sequence:
GTTcaacctaagggtgtcaaaatacAAACTTAACCAGCAAAACTATCTCCAACCGAATCAAGCCTTATTGGATCAGCTTCGGATATTGAAttattgtgaaataaaaaaataaatcaaattctATATCAAATTGAAAAGAAATCGAATTTTCCTTTTGGTTCGATTATAGATTCACTCTTTTTCACACtaaaaccgaaccaaccgattgacaccccttatTCCTAAGGGAATTGTGGTCAGTCTGAATCCTCCTCATGTGCATCTCTTGAATTTGAAGCTTTGATGGTCGTAGCCCTTGATCTCAGATTAAACCATCCAAATTCAGATTTTCTTCAACTGTATGTCTGTATCCATCTCTGTTCAATGAAGATTGAACGGCCAGACTTATATCGGAGGGTTGTAATTGTTTGGAACTCATCGTTGATCAAGGTTGTAAATAGGTCGGGTGAATGGTAAATAGTAGCTTAGCAGTCCCTCAGGATCTTTCTACCAACACATGtcggcaaaaaaaaaatgtggttcAGATTTAAACACGTATGAGACTCCAGAGATCTCTTTCTAGGATGTAATATGCCCTTCCCAGAATTTACCAAACAGTCACAATACGTATCCAAAATCACAACCTGATGTGCACGTGTCATActctaaaaatggaaaaaaaccaATATCAACACGTGTCAACATATTTGATCAAGAATAGATACTCTTTCTCACTCTCCTTCGACTTCCAACCAAGACCAATTATAATGAGGACGGAAAGCGAAGCGGTTAGGTTTCTGTTATTTAAGGAACTGTTTTACACGTGtctcaacagaaaaaaaaaaaaaaaactatatacctttcgacatcaaaacaaattggGTGGATCAATTTCGGGATAACAAGATCTGTATAGAATCATGTGTTTTTTGTACACCACAGTTCACTAATTATATTAGATAATTTTTGTTACGATTTTAAAGGAACTCAACTTCATAAATCGATTCACAAGGTAAAAAACCTTAAGACCATATTAATTTACAATAACTCATAAGAAATCGAAGTAAAATCAACTTCATAACTGATATGGGTCCTAACAATTTCTCAATAAGCAGAAGGTCACGCTTTGGTAATGTAATCTTCACGTGGTGAGCAATTAATTTACTTTAAGCAGAGGGCGGTGGTGGGATTCTAGCGTGGGGTGCACTGTGTGGTTTAAATCCTATCCATTCAACCAGGCGTTGGGTGCTGTCAGTGTGTCACGGATTCacggttttctctctctctctataaccAACCAGCCACTCATGAATAAGACTCGCAATCTCATGAGAAAGAAACTTACAAACGCCAGCACTTGTACTCAGAATCAGAGAATCACAACAACCCTTATAAATTATCAAAGTCTGTGAACAAAGGCAAGAACAAAATGCAAATCAACAAGTCTCAATTTACtcatctcctctttctcttcatcttcttcttcatcttcttcttgcaATTAACCTATACTACGTCTTCACCTTCTAGCTTCAGTGGAAGAGAGGACGCAGCTCCGGTGATGTCGCCTCCTAGTTCCACCGGCGGTAGTGGCTCCGGTCATGGTAACAACTGGGACTATAACTGGGGTTGGGGATCAAGTCCTGGTGGTGGATGGGGTTATGGTTCCGGATCTGGCCGCTCTCCAACTGGGTTTGGGAGAGGGTCTGGTTATGGGTCTGGCTCTGGCACGGGTTCTGGCTCGGGGTACGGTTATGGGTCAGGCAGTGGTGGGGCTCATGGTGGTGGTTATGGCTATGGAAGTGGTTCTGGTGCTCCTGGTGGTGgttatggtggtggaggtggtggttcAGGCCATACCGGTGCCGGCAATCAAAGGAACCGCTCACCTCCCATTTCTTGATCAGCTATAGTCAGCTATAGACAACCATGGCAACTGAGCTAGTTTGGAGATTATATTTGTGAGTTATGTAGTTATATGATGCTCTTACTATACCATATATACTAATATAACTACTTATTATGCCACCAGGGAGTGAAATATTAACTATATTTAGGACAGATTATGTTTTCTATTTCCACTATAATGAATCTATGTTTAAGTTCTAGTTATCTTGTGcgactctctctctgtctctctctaaaACCAACCATCACTGAACACcacttttcccctttcttcttctcattattAGTTcctgaaaaatccaaaaacacaCACATAGACCAGTTTTATTTATCTAAGATTATGgataaattagaaaaagaaaagggtttcATTTCCTACAAGTCTAGAATGATCTCAGTAGTCACAACTCACAAGTCCTTTTGAAGCTAACTTTAATGTATAAATTGTTATGTGAATTCAAACTGAattaatctcatttttttacTAATTAATGTATAATCAGACTAATTTTATGTGATCCATCTGTTGGTTGCTCAGATGGTTAAGgtgaattggagattgtgtggataaaCACACAGTCTCAGGTTCAATTCCCCATCTATACATCTGTAATTTAACGGTGGGATGCCCTCAATATGTGCAATGTCTTGATAAATTAATGCATATTACTACTTAAAACACTAATAGAGGTTCTacccaaaacacacacacactaataGAGGacaaattaaagaaaagatgtGCCTGACAAACCCAATTGTATAACCCTAATTTTCACCTGCCTTCTTCCAACAAAACTATCTCATCTTGGATCCTAGCCTTGCTCATAATTGATTTTTCATTAATTAGTTTATATTGCCGATTGATATTTAGTTTTGAGGAGTTAACTTGGGCCATGGCCGCCTAACACGCCTCTTtggtattgtttttatttttaattttactcATGAAAACGTTTTAAAtgtattccattttttttttttgaatgatcaATATATTCAACAAAGTGCAGCTATAAAAGCACtcgaaagagaagagagagaaaacaaggtgggggaagggaggggaaagaACCACCAAAATGATGCAGCCCTTACAGGAGATTCACCAATAAAAGGAATATTGCGACTCCAATTAGAAACGATAAAACGGTtcctaagggtctgtttgg
This window encodes:
- the LOC122082609 gene encoding glycine-rich cell wall structural protein 2 yields the protein MQINKSQFTHLLFLFIFFFIFFLQLTYTTSSPSSFSGREDAAPVMSPPSSTGGSGSGHGNNWDYNWGWGSSPGGGWGYGSGSGRSPTGFGRGSGYGSGSGTGSGSGYGYGSGSGGAHGGGYGYGSGSGAPGGGYGGGGGGSGHTGAGNQRNRSPPIS